One stretch of Thermococcus sp. 21S9 DNA includes these proteins:
- a CDS encoding metallophosphoesterase produces the protein MSPFSDFESLSLLLDTSLGRTLLIADPHIGFELSRGLRIKTGFEDSLAEFVLESGADALIILGDVKEPLGLSFRLKEMLLRFFSSLKDVSVLIAKGNHDGRIEEVAGKFTNVEVREHFLLDGKLFLHGHTRLPEVEFEEAFLGHAHPAYTLKSGGVARKVKVFARVNEFLVLPTVNPYIEGFDVREGLKLVPFLRKAEEVELFLPEGLYLGRVRL, from the coding sequence ATGTCTCCTTTTTCCGACTTTGAGAGTTTATCCCTTTTGCTTGACACCTCCCTTGGAAGGACCCTTCTCATTGCCGACCCACACATCGGCTTCGAGCTTTCCCGGGGCCTGAGGATTAAAACGGGCTTCGAGGATAGTTTAGCGGAGTTCGTCCTTGAGAGCGGTGCCGACGCCTTGATAATCCTCGGCGACGTGAAGGAACCGCTCGGCCTGAGCTTCCGCCTGAAGGAAATGCTCCTGCGCTTCTTCTCCTCGCTGAAAGATGTGAGTGTTCTCATTGCCAAGGGCAACCACGACGGAAGAATCGAGGAGGTAGCCGGGAAGTTCACCAACGTCGAGGTTCGGGAGCACTTCCTGCTCGACGGAAAGCTCTTCCTCCACGGCCACACGAGACTGCCGGAGGTGGAGTTTGAGGAGGCCTTCCTCGGCCACGCGCACCCGGCCTACACCCTGAAATCCGGCGGTGTCGCGAGGAAGGTGAAGGTCTTCGCGAGGGTTAATGAATTCCTCGTCCTCCCGACGGTCAACCCTTACATCGAGGGCTTCGACGTGAGGGAGGGGCTTAAGCTCGTCCCGTTTCTCAGGAAAGCGGAGGAGGTCGAGCTTTTCCTTCCCGAGGGCCTCTACCTCGGGAGGGTGAGGCTTTAA